One part of the Anaeromyxobacter sp. Fw109-5 genome encodes these proteins:
- a CDS encoding NlpC/P60 family protein: MSPSRGSLLALALLATGCAGRELAARRDPLPPPAPGIRTGSFTGAGPETGLARPGTPRVASQVSVPRAIETAAGLLGASAIVVGGVDHGDGCDALVRAALAEGGIAIAQGDASALHAAAGGRGLVRRGKARPGDLVFLSDRPGGPVEHVGLVERVGADGVVVFLHRTARGVARLHLTASSPWKARTDEGKALNDVLIVGAGRVTTGRLLVGYATPR, from the coding sequence ATGTCGCCGAGCCGCGGAAGTCTCCTGGCGCTGGCCCTCCTCGCGACGGGCTGCGCCGGGCGAGAGCTCGCGGCGAGGCGCGACCCCCTGCCCCCGCCCGCCCCCGGGATCCGGACCGGCTCCTTCACGGGAGCCGGTCCGGAGACCGGACTCGCCCGCCCGGGGACGCCGCGCGTCGCCTCGCAGGTCTCCGTGCCGCGCGCCATCGAGACGGCGGCCGGCCTGCTCGGAGCGAGCGCCATCGTCGTCGGCGGCGTCGATCACGGCGACGGCTGCGACGCGCTCGTCCGGGCCGCGCTCGCCGAGGGCGGCATCGCGATCGCGCAGGGGGACGCGAGCGCCCTGCACGCTGCCGCCGGGGGCCGCGGGCTCGTCCGGCGCGGGAAGGCCCGGCCCGGCGACCTCGTCTTCCTCTCCGACCGTCCCGGCGGCCCGGTCGAGCACGTGGGCCTGGTGGAGCGGGTGGGCGCGGACGGGGTGGTCGTCTTCCTGCATCGTACGGCGCGCGGCGTGGCCCGGCTGCACCTCACGGCGTCGAGCCCGTGGAAGGCGCGCACCGACGAGGGCAAGGCGCTGAACGACGTGCTCATCGTGGGAGCCGGGCGCGTCACCACGGGCCGGCTGCTCGTGGGCTACGCCACCCCGCGCTGA